A DNA window from Kitasatospora atroaurantiaca contains the following coding sequences:
- the dxs gene encoding 1-deoxy-D-xylulose-5-phosphate synthase, which produces MALLTRIRGPRDLDRLTPAQLAALAEEIRTFLVEEVSKTGGHLGPNLGVVELTIALHRVFASPRDRILFDTGHQSYVHKLLTGRQDFSRLKMKGGLSGYPSRAESEHDVIENSHASTVLGYADGLAKANKIQGHKDRPVVAVIGDGALTGGMAWEALNNIADAKDLPVVIVVNDNERSYSPTIGGLANHLATLRTTQNYERFLTWGKEALQRTPVVGQPLFDTLHGAKKGLKDFIAPQGMFEDLGLKYIGPIDGHDLQALESALTKARGFGGPVIVHCLTEKGRGYHAAENNEEDRFHAVGVIHPETGLPIKSSGKDWTSVFGEEMVALGRERKDIVAITAAMLHPVGLAPFAKAFPERIFDVGIAEQHAAVSAAGLATNGLHPVVAVYATFLNRAFDQVLMDVALHKLGVTFVLDRAGVTGTDGASHNGMWDMSILQVVPGLRLAAPRDADQVRAQLREAVEVADAPTVVRYSKGTVGPAVPSLGRIGGMDVLRESGESVGDRRADVLIVSVGAMATTCLEAAELLAAQGITSTVVDPRWVKPVDAALPGLAAEHRVVVTVEDNGRAGGVGSAIAQALRDADVDLPLRDFGIPQEFLDHAKREEILAEIGLTAPDIARQVTELVARLEKAEVQA; this is translated from the coding sequence GTGGCCCTGCTGACCCGCATTCGGGGACCGCGCGATCTCGACCGGCTCACCCCGGCGCAGCTGGCCGCACTGGCCGAGGAGATCCGCACCTTCCTGGTCGAAGAGGTCTCCAAGACGGGCGGCCACCTGGGGCCGAACCTGGGCGTGGTCGAGCTCACGATCGCGCTGCACCGGGTCTTCGCCTCCCCGCGCGACCGCATCCTCTTCGACACCGGCCACCAGAGCTACGTCCACAAGCTGCTGACCGGCCGCCAGGACTTCTCCCGGCTGAAGATGAAGGGCGGCCTCTCCGGTTACCCCTCGCGCGCCGAGTCCGAGCACGACGTGATCGAGAACTCGCACGCCTCCACGGTGCTCGGCTACGCCGACGGCCTGGCCAAGGCGAACAAGATCCAGGGCCACAAGGACCGCCCGGTGGTCGCCGTGATCGGTGACGGCGCGCTCACCGGCGGCATGGCCTGGGAGGCGCTCAACAACATCGCCGACGCCAAGGACCTGCCGGTCGTCATCGTCGTCAACGACAACGAGCGCTCGTACTCCCCGACCATCGGCGGCCTCGCCAACCACCTGGCGACCCTGCGCACCACTCAGAACTACGAGCGCTTCCTGACCTGGGGCAAGGAGGCGCTGCAGCGCACCCCCGTGGTCGGCCAGCCGCTCTTCGACACCCTGCACGGCGCCAAGAAGGGCCTCAAGGACTTCATCGCCCCGCAGGGCATGTTCGAGGACCTCGGCCTGAAGTACATCGGCCCGATCGACGGCCACGACCTGCAGGCCCTGGAGTCCGCGCTGACCAAGGCGCGCGGCTTCGGCGGCCCGGTGATCGTGCACTGCCTCACCGAGAAGGGCCGCGGCTACCACGCCGCCGAGAACAACGAGGAGGACCGCTTCCACGCGGTCGGCGTCATCCACCCCGAGACCGGTCTGCCGATCAAGAGCTCGGGCAAGGACTGGACCTCCGTCTTCGGCGAGGAGATGGTGGCGCTGGGCCGCGAGCGCAAGGACATCGTGGCGATCACCGCCGCGATGCTCCACCCGGTCGGCCTGGCGCCGTTCGCCAAGGCCTTCCCGGAGCGCATCTTCGACGTCGGCATCGCCGAGCAGCACGCCGCGGTCTCCGCGGCGGGACTTGCCACCAACGGCCTGCACCCGGTCGTCGCGGTCTACGCGACCTTCCTCAACCGGGCCTTCGACCAGGTCCTGATGGACGTCGCCCTGCACAAGCTGGGCGTCACCTTCGTCCTGGACCGCGCCGGCGTCACCGGCACCGACGGCGCCTCGCACAACGGCATGTGGGACATGTCGATCCTGCAGGTCGTCCCCGGCCTGCGGCTCGCCGCCCCGCGCGACGCCGACCAGGTCCGCGCCCAGCTGCGCGAGGCGGTCGAGGTCGCCGACGCACCGACGGTGGTCCGCTACTCCAAGGGCACGGTCGGCCCGGCCGTCCCGTCGCTCGGCCGGATCGGTGGCATGGACGTGCTGCGCGAGAGCGGCGAGTCCGTGGGCGACAGGCGCGCGGACGTCCTGATCGTCTCGGTCGGTGCGATGGCCACCACCTGCCTGGAGGCGGCCGAGCTGCTCGCCGCCCAGGGCATCACCAGCACCGTGGTCGACCCGCGCTGGGTCAAGCCGGTGGACGCGGCCCTGCCCGGCCTGGCCGCCGAGCACCGGGTCGTCGTCACGGTCGAGGACAACGGCCGGGCGGGCGGCGTCGGCTCGGCGATCGCCCAGGCCCTGCGCGACGCGGACGTGGACCTCCCGCTGCGCGACTTCGGCATCCCGCAGGAGTTCCTCGACCACGCCAAGCGCGAGGAGATCCTGGCCGAGATCGGCCTGACCGCCCCGGACATCGCCCGCCAGGTCACCGAGCTGGTGGCCAGGCTGGAGAAGGCCGAGGTCCAGGCGTGA